Proteins found in one Vespula pensylvanica isolate Volc-1 chromosome 10, ASM1446617v1, whole genome shotgun sequence genomic segment:
- the LOC122632582 gene encoding facilitated trehalose transporter Tret1-like, which produces MIQPKIWWKLIYSEDKKGILAGLAAHSGQISVGLSQGFSAILIPKLLESKFADQSETSWIASLGAVSNPVGALVAGFCSECFGRRSAIALATLPHATGWLLIAFAKNVPMLYVGRFISGIGTGMANALYLYVSETAAQHQRAWLANCGPILTSLGVLMVYTLGSLTTWQKSAAISIGPAILSLALTRMLRETPAWLAARGRMEEAKESLLWLRGPGLSTDTEFQELCNSNAKRMGERESLLKAFYMPNVWKPFVILLLFFALQQLSGIYIMLFYAVNVLEDIGVSVNEYAASVGIGVIRLFASIVGAILAINVGRKALAFTSGFGMAISAMSIALAFRFQLPSWVSLICMGCHVALSMIGFLTLPWVMTSELYPLRFRGLLGGITTSIAQILTFVAIKLYPEVSVNAGIENTMWIFTTAGLLGALFSIILLPETRGQSLDDIENKFTNNSKAISKINSNINGSRGLSSIFVHTQPKNIILQRFTSISEEKDSNHTGNHYTYDNFCFDIGYDNVSKESKDDENQKKDHHVTTNAIALDHVYI; this is translated from the exons ATTCTCGCTGGATTGGCCGCACACTCGGGACAGATATCAGTGGGATTGTCTCAAGGTTTCAGTGCGATTTTAATACCGAAATTATTGGAGTCAAAATTTGCTGATCAATCAGAAACATCTTGGATCGCATCGCTCGGTGCAGTTTCGAATCCAGTTGGTGCATTAGTCGCGGGTTTTTGTTCCGAATGTTTTGGAAGAAGATCGGCTATAGCATTGGCAACTTTACCACATGCAACAGGATGGCTTTTGATCGCGTTCGCCAAAAATGTCCCGATGTTGTACGTTGGAAGATTCATCAGTGGAATCGGCACGGGCATGGCAAATGCATTGTATTTATACGTCAGCGag ACCGCAGCTCAACATCAGCGAGCATGGTTAGCAAATTGTGGACCTATCTTGACTTCGTTGGGAGTGTTAATGGTGTACACGTTAGGTTCCTTGACAACGTGGCAAAAATCTGCTGCGATCAGTATAGGTCCAGCTATATTGTCTTTGGCATTGACGAG aatgttACGCGAGACACCAGCTTGGCTCGCAGCCAGAGGACGAATGGAAGAAGCTAAAGAATCTTTGTTGTGGCTTCGTGGTCCAGGTCTAAGCACGGACACTGAGTTTCAAGAACTTTGCAATTCCAACGCAAAAAggatgggagaaagagaaagcctTCTTAAAGCTTTCTACATGCCGAATGTTTGGAAACCATTCGTCatacttctccttttctttgctCTACAACAACTTTCCggaatttatataatgttgTTTTATGCTGTAAACGTTCTCGAAGATATTGGTGTTAGCGTGAACGAATACGCCGCGAGTGTTGGTATCGGTGTTATCAGACTATTTGCTTCCATAGTAGGTGCAATTTTGGCGATTAACGTCGGTAGAAAAGCGTTAGCTTTTACCAGCGGTTTTGGTATGGCTATATCAGCTATGAGCATTGCCTTAGCTTTCAG gTTCCAATTGCCATCTTGGGTCTCTTTGATTTGTATGGGATGTCACGTTGCGTTGTCTATGATCGGCTTCTTAACGTTACCTTGGGTTATGACCTCGGAATTATATCCCCTTAGATTTAGAGGACTCTTAGGAGGTATCACTACCAGTATAGCACAAATTTTAACTTTCGTtgctattaaattatatccCGAGGTAAGCGTAAACGCCGGCATAGAGAACACGATGTGGATTTTCACAACGGCAGGCTTATTGGGAGCACTCTTTTCCATTATTCTATTACCGGAGACCCGAGGTCAAAGCTTGGACGACATCGAGAACAAGTTTACGAATAATTCGAAGGCCATTTCGAAGATCAATTCAAATATCAATGGTTCGAGAGGACTTTCCAGTATTTTCGTTCACACGCAACCTAAGAACATTATACTTCAAAGATTCACGTCGATATCCGAGGAAAAAGATTCTAATCATACCGGGAATCATTACACTTATGATAACTTTTGTTTCGACATAGGTTACGATAACGTTTCTAAGGAATCTAAGGACGATGAAAATCAGAAAAAGGATCATCACGTGACAACTAACGCCATTGCGTTGGATCAcgtttatatttga